The Elusimicrobiota bacterium DNA segment ACTGGTCCTCGAATACCGGACCCGCTCGTCCTCGGGGACGGGCGGCTACCGCTTCGAGGTCGTCTCGGCCGCCACCGAGGGCGGGACCACGCGCGCCCACTGCCGGCGCACGGCTCTTCCCGCCGGTCAGCCGGCGGACCTCACGGTCACCAAGGACGCGCGCGGCGTCTTCCTGGGCCAGGAACTCGAACTGCCCCTGCCGCTGGAGCCGGGCCGGCAGTGGAGCCGCGCGCCGGACGCTTTCCGCATCGATTCCCTCGATGCGGTCAAGACCGTCCCGGCCGGGACCTTCCGCGGCTGCCTGCGGGTCGCTTACCTCATCGCGGGGGGCGACGGAGGCAGCGGCGAGAGGTTCTACGCCCCCGGAGTGGGGCTGATCTGCGACCTCTGCGCCGAGGAGGACGAGACCAGCGAGACCGTGCTGACGCAGGCGCGTCTGCCCGGCGGCAAGTCATGACCCCAAGGCGATGGTTCTAGGGGTCCATTGCCCGGTCAGCGGGGGATTCGACGCGGCCTTGCGCCAGGCTCGGGCCTTGGGCTGCGAGGCCATGCAGCTCTTCCCCTATAAGCGCCACGAGATGCATTCCGCGGCGGAATTGGCCGGATTCCGGAGCTCCCGGGAGTCGAGCGGGGTGCGCCGCCTCCTGGCGCATTCTCGTTTCGCCCCTTGCCTGGCTTCGCGCTCGGGCCAGCGCCGCCGCCGCTCCATCGAGCTCCTGGACCGCGAGCTGCGCTTGGCCGCGGCCCTGGGCGCGGAGGCCCTCATCCTCCACGCCGGGGCCTATTCGGAGGAATCGGACCGGGGGGAGGGGCTGCGTCTGGCCGCGGCCGCGGTCGGCGAAGCCTGGGACCGGGCCTGCGGCGGCGGCTCGGGCCTGCCGGTCCTCTTCGAGAACGTGCCGGGCGGCGGCCGGCGCCTGGGCGCGGCCCTGCACGACCTGGCCGAGCTCCTGGGGCCCCTGCGCCGGGCGGGCAAGCCCTGCGGGGTGTGCGTGGACACCGCCCACGCCTGGGCCGCGGGCTTCGACCTGGCCTCGGCCGAGGGCATGCTGCGCTTCCTGTCCCGCCTGCATCGCGTCGTGGGCGCGGAGAGCGTCCTAGCTTTCCACCTCA contains these protein-coding regions:
- a CDS encoding deoxyribonuclease IV, giving the protein MVLGVHCPVSGGFDAALRQARALGCEAMQLFPYKRHEMHSAAELAGFRSSRESSGVRRLLAHSRFAPCLASRSGQRRRRSIELLDRELRLAAALGAEALILHAGAYSEESDRGEGLRLAAAAVGEAWDRACGGGSGLPVLFENVPGGGRRLGAALHDLAELLGPLRRAGKPCGVCVDTAHAWAAGFDLASAEGMLRFLSRLHRVVGAESVLAFHLNDTRALLGSQRESHVPWGEGFLGAEGLRVLLARPEYADRPAIVELPLAADLDAALASLTYVRGLSRRI